One Acidobacteriaceae bacterium genomic region harbors:
- a CDS encoding metal-dependent hydrolase produces MEPVTHVLTGACLARAGFNRRAAYATFAMAGAAELPDIDSIWGFRGPVEALQHHRGITHTFLGVPFEAAFVVLVCYGIHRWRAARYAKRPKPVAQGDHIPIERPLTVAPVRWGALYGFSVIALLSHLLLDYTNNYGLRPFYPFNPHWYAASIVFIFDPLIFALLLMGLVVPPIFRLVSSEVSARRQPFTGTGWPIAALLLIVLLWGVRWMQHDRATQLAMAQSMEAPTPQSADQTTDQSGPTDAASQQSAPKMPTYLAAQRVLASPDPLSVFRWYTVTDFGPMYQLERADTREQEIAATEGTYDKPDPTAALIAAEGSKLGRVYLDWSPMPIVSMESSRAAVEQAMADADQTSPVPGTVVTFRDPRFMGVLPWQSRGSSSALTGVVVLDQQNRVVFESLSGHAEPAR; encoded by the coding sequence ATGGAGCCTGTAACGCACGTCTTGACCGGCGCGTGTCTCGCACGGGCCGGGTTCAACCGGCGTGCGGCTTACGCTACCTTTGCGATGGCCGGTGCCGCCGAGCTTCCGGACATCGACTCGATTTGGGGATTTCGCGGTCCCGTCGAAGCTCTCCAGCATCATCGTGGGATCACACATACATTTCTTGGCGTGCCGTTTGAGGCAGCTTTCGTTGTGCTCGTCTGCTATGGGATTCATCGCTGGCGGGCGGCGCGGTACGCCAAACGCCCGAAGCCCGTGGCGCAGGGCGATCATATTCCGATTGAGCGCCCACTTACGGTGGCGCCGGTGCGATGGGGAGCGCTGTATGGCTTTTCAGTGATTGCGCTGCTGAGCCATCTGCTGCTGGATTACACGAATAACTATGGGCTGAGGCCGTTTTATCCCTTCAATCCGCACTGGTATGCCGCTTCAATTGTGTTCATCTTCGATCCGCTGATCTTTGCGCTGCTGTTGATGGGGCTGGTTGTTCCGCCGATCTTCCGGCTCGTCAGCTCGGAGGTGAGCGCGCGGCGGCAGCCGTTCACGGGAACAGGCTGGCCGATCGCGGCGTTGCTGCTGATCGTGCTGTTGTGGGGAGTGCGGTGGATGCAGCATGACCGGGCGACGCAGCTCGCGATGGCGCAAAGCATGGAAGCGCCGACGCCGCAGAGCGCGGATCAGACGACAGATCAGAGTGGGCCGACGGATGCTGCGAGCCAGCAGAGTGCGCCGAAGATGCCGACGTATCTCGCGGCGCAGCGCGTGCTGGCGAGCCCCGACCCGTTGAGTGTGTTTCGCTGGTATACGGTGACGGACTTCGGGCCGATGTATCAGCTGGAGCGGGCCGACACGCGGGAGCAGGAGATCGCCGCGACGGAGGGAACGTATGACAAGCCCGATCCCACGGCGGCGTTGATTGCAGCGGAGGGAAGTAAGCTCGGGCGCGTGTATCTGGACTGGTCGCCGATGCCGATCGTGTCGATGGAAAGCTCGCGGGCGGCGGTGGAGCAGGCGATGGCAGATGCAGACCAGACTTCGCCGGTGCCCGGGACGGTGGTGACGTTCCGCGATCCTCGGTTCATGGGTGTGTTGCCGTGGCAATCGCGCGGGAGCTCGAGTGCGCTGACGGGCGTTGTGGTGCTGGACCAGCAGAATCGAGTGGTGTTCGAGAGCCTGAGCGGGCATGCGGAGCCGGCCAGGTAG
- a CDS encoding DUF1440 domain-containing protein, producing the protein MSSTSSNGAPSLWKGLVAGLIAGVAATAAKTLAEKFYPPRIHGEPEPPELLSERIAGHELDDTSRLVASESIHWGFGAAAGAFYGALAEFYPAVTNKEGANFGLTLMALTHEGVLPAMALSAPAEEQSEREQSSEAVTHLIYGVVAERVRSLVRNALD; encoded by the coding sequence TTGAGCAGCACGTCAAGCAATGGTGCACCATCCCTTTGGAAGGGTCTTGTGGCGGGCCTGATCGCAGGAGTCGCAGCCACTGCAGCAAAGACACTCGCGGAAAAGTTCTACCCTCCGCGCATCCATGGTGAACCCGAGCCGCCGGAGCTGCTCAGCGAGCGCATCGCAGGCCATGAGCTCGACGACACATCGAGGCTCGTTGCCAGCGAGAGCATCCACTGGGGCTTCGGCGCGGCCGCCGGCGCTTTCTACGGCGCGCTCGCCGAGTTCTACCCCGCGGTCACCAACAAGGAAGGCGCCAACTTCGGGCTGACGCTGATGGCTCTCACGCATGAAGGCGTGCTCCCCGCCATGGCCCTCAGCGCGCCCGCCGAGGAGCAGAGCGAGCGCGAACAATCCAGCGAAGCCGTCACTCATCTCATCTACGGTGTTGTTGCCGAGCGCGTCCGCAGCCTCGTCCGCAACGCCCTCGACTAG
- a CDS encoding sodium:solute symporter family protein has translation MNLYAIVLGLIVLALLSVSVARLGKVKTKADYLVAGRSLPAFVLVFTLLSSWIGSGSLLGGAENAYKHGFAALWQSAGGWAGLALIYFIAPRARKFAQFTIPDLLEARYNQTARVLGVIAVLFAYTAITSYQFIGGGDILHLIFPTISAVQGQYILAGFVILFTMIAGMGSVAYMDVFIGLLATFTMIAALPVLVHLAGGWSNIRSILPSTHFQFFGDIHPFNSYIQTLPDGSTQQVQSALEIFLPTCLLMLGNQAMYQKFFSAKSEKDATRATLGWVVGTVILESVIVALAVVGSALYRSGEVSHRPREILAFTATHAFAGSKPLMLLGALLVGAIFAKVVSTANNYLFSPSTNLINDVYVRYVRPSASNAEILIVSRVIVVALGAWALYQSLGTTSVLKQSLYAYTIYSAALTPVILAAFFWRRATASAAVASIAAGTVVTVLWDKPFINQHLPAWLAARDAILPALIVSLICLGLVSLLTPPPSEAQLRPFTEQKN, from the coding sequence ATGAATCTCTACGCGATTGTTCTTGGCCTGATCGTCCTGGCGTTGCTCAGCGTGTCGGTCGCTCGGCTCGGCAAGGTAAAGACCAAGGCTGACTACCTCGTCGCCGGCCGCTCCCTTCCGGCCTTCGTCCTCGTCTTCACGCTGCTGTCCAGTTGGATCGGCTCGGGTTCGCTGCTCGGCGGAGCAGAAAACGCCTACAAGCACGGCTTCGCCGCACTCTGGCAGTCGGCCGGCGGGTGGGCCGGGCTTGCGCTCATCTACTTCATCGCCCCGCGCGCCCGCAAATTTGCGCAGTTCACCATCCCGGACCTCCTCGAAGCGCGCTACAACCAGACCGCGCGCGTGCTTGGCGTCATCGCTGTGCTCTTCGCCTACACCGCGATCACCAGCTACCAATTCATCGGCGGCGGAGACATCCTGCACCTCATCTTCCCGACCATCTCCGCCGTGCAGGGCCAGTACATCCTCGCCGGTTTCGTTATTCTTTTCACGATGATCGCCGGCATGGGCTCGGTCGCCTACATGGACGTCTTCATCGGCCTGCTCGCGACCTTCACCATGATCGCCGCGCTTCCCGTGCTCGTGCACCTCGCCGGCGGCTGGAGCAACATCCGCTCCATCCTTCCCAGCACTCACTTCCAGTTCTTCGGCGACATTCACCCGTTCAACAGCTACATCCAGACGCTCCCTGACGGCTCGACGCAACAGGTCCAGTCCGCACTCGAGATCTTCCTCCCCACCTGCCTTCTCATGCTCGGCAACCAGGCCATGTACCAGAAGTTTTTCTCCGCGAAGTCCGAGAAGGACGCCACGCGCGCGACTTTAGGCTGGGTCGTCGGCACCGTTATTCTGGAGTCCGTCATCGTGGCCCTGGCAGTCGTGGGCTCCGCACTCTACCGCAGCGGCGAGGTCAGCCATCGCCCGCGCGAGATCCTCGCCTTCACCGCGACACACGCCTTCGCGGGATCAAAACCGCTCATGCTGCTTGGCGCTCTGCTGGTCGGCGCCATCTTCGCCAAGGTGGTCTCCACCGCGAACAACTATCTCTTCTCGCCGTCCACGAATCTCATCAACGACGTCTACGTCCGCTACGTGCGCCCGTCCGCCTCGAATGCCGAGATCCTCATCGTCTCCCGCGTCATCGTGGTCGCGCTCGGCGCATGGGCGCTCTACCAGTCGCTCGGCACAACCTCGGTACTTAAGCAATCGCTTTACGCCTACACCATCTACTCCGCCGCGCTGACTCCGGTAATCCTCGCGGCATTCTTTTGGCGTAGAGCGACAGCTTCTGCCGCCGTCGCCAGCATCGCTGCCGGCACCGTTGTCACGGTCCTCTGGGACAAGCCCTTCATCAACCAGCACCTTCCCGCGTGGCTCGCCGCTCGTGACGCGATTCTTCCCGCGTTGATTGTTTCGCTCATCTGCCTCGGCCTCGTCAGCCTGCTGACCCCGCCTCCTTCCGAAGCACAGCTCCGGCCGTTTACCGAGCAAAAAAATTGA
- a CDS encoding DUF2911 domain-containing protein translates to MKTSVRYALAAIPLVALLAAGSAMFVHTTPVSAQGEPGSISEANAAPRSAQAEKPLPSPAAQAEVTLDGKAISIHYNSPRMRGRKIMGELVPYGKVWRTGANPATSFVTDGDIKIGDLNVPAGKYTLYTLPAESGWHLIINKQTGQWGTEYHEDQDLGRVPMHSSKLPSPQEDMSISFEHTTHNSTELHVRWETTDEWVKIEAAH, encoded by the coding sequence ATGAAGACCTCCGTTCGTTACGCACTCGCAGCTATCCCGCTCGTGGCACTGCTGGCCGCGGGCAGCGCCATGTTCGTCCACACCACGCCCGTCTCTGCACAAGGAGAGCCCGGCTCCATTTCAGAGGCGAATGCCGCCCCGAGATCTGCGCAGGCCGAGAAGCCGCTGCCCAGCCCGGCCGCGCAGGCCGAGGTCACACTCGATGGCAAGGCCATCTCCATCCACTACAACTCGCCCCGCATGCGTGGCCGCAAGATCATGGGCGAGCTCGTGCCGTACGGCAAGGTCTGGCGCACCGGCGCGAACCCCGCCACCAGCTTCGTCACCGATGGCGACATCAAGATCGGCGACCTCAACGTCCCCGCCGGCAAGTACACGCTCTACACGCTTCCGGCTGAGAGCGGTTGGCACCTCATCATCAATAAGCAGACCGGCCAGTGGGGCACTGAGTACCACGAAGACCAGGACCTAGGCCGCGTTCCGATGCACTCCAGTAAGCTGCCCTCGCCGCAGGAGGACATGAGCATCAGCTTCGAGCACACCACACACAACTCCACCGAACTGCACGTCCGCTGGGAAACGACCGACGAGTGGGTCAAGATCGAGGCCGCGCACTAG
- a CDS encoding polysaccharide deacetylase family protein, with protein sequence MPHATGIVLTAATASAIAVGGTLAYAALHPQSQLFGRTVIAGRDPAEIALTYDDGPNDAATLELLDVLARHHVRATFFMIGRFVHQRPEIARAVHAAGHLVGNHTMTHPWLAWQSERVIREELRGCNQALEDALGTPVRYLRPPHGARRPAVMRIARELGLTLVQWNVMGHDWAPIGTEGVLHKLQRGLKTTEQRRSGANILLHDGYDQRMGADRSATVHATDQLITERSASGSRFVTVDAWT encoded by the coding sequence ATGCCTCACGCCACCGGGATCGTCCTCACGGCCGCCACCGCCTCGGCCATCGCGGTCGGCGGAACGCTCGCGTACGCCGCGCTTCACCCGCAGTCGCAGCTGTTCGGCCGCACTGTCATCGCCGGCCGCGACCCCGCCGAGATCGCCCTCACCTATGACGACGGCCCCAATGATGCCGCCACGCTCGAGCTCCTTGACGTGCTGGCACGCCACCACGTCCGCGCCACCTTCTTCATGATCGGCCGCTTCGTCCACCAGCGCCCCGAGATCGCCCGCGCCGTCCATGCCGCCGGCCACCTCGTCGGCAACCACACCATGACCCACCCGTGGCTCGCCTGGCAGTCGGAGCGCGTCATCCGTGAAGAGCTGCGCGGCTGCAACCAGGCGCTCGAAGATGCACTCGGTACACCCGTCCGTTACCTTCGGCCGCCACACGGAGCCCGCCGCCCGGCCGTGATGCGCATCGCGCGCGAGCTCGGCCTCACCCTTGTCCAGTGGAATGTGATGGGCCACGATTGGGCACCCATCGGCACGGAGGGCGTCCTGCACAAGCTGCAACGCGGCCTCAAAACAACTGAGCAACGCCGCAGCGGAGCGAACATCCTGCTCCACGACGGTTACGACCAGCGCATGGGCGCCGACCGCTCCGCGACCGTCCACGCCACCGACCAACTCATCACCGAACGCTCAGCAAGCGGCAGCCGCTTCGTCACGGTCGACGCCTGGACTTGA
- a CDS encoding stage II sporulation protein M: MISNLWIDLRKDNWNRLDALLRQVEGHGLRSLSQPDLRDLGLLYRQAAADLSAVRADRSSRTLEQYLNKLVARAHNFVYSGSRTSFAGLWRFMAHGYPRLLRRLSGYVWLATAITIAAAALGVFITLVRPEFGEMFLGADKMEGIRQHHLWMDSILSIKPQASSQIMTNNITVCFVAFAAGITAGLGTIITLFVNGLMLGTIATVCAQYHLSLSLWSFIAAHGALELPSIMLAGAAGLRLAAGILFPGMLRRKDSLALAGLEAVQLVAGTIPLLTIAGTLEAFLSPTHAPNALKFAVGALLFAGLCLWLGEGGRTPLSRNAGPHPEDSANPIALSN; this comes from the coding sequence ATGATCTCAAACCTCTGGATCGACCTTCGCAAGGATAACTGGAACCGCCTCGACGCTCTGCTGCGGCAGGTCGAGGGCCACGGGCTGCGCTCCCTTTCGCAACCCGATCTGCGCGACCTCGGCCTGCTCTACCGCCAGGCCGCCGCCGACCTCAGTGCCGTCCGTGCCGACCGATCCTCCCGCACGCTGGAACAATACCTCAACAAGCTCGTCGCACGCGCTCACAATTTCGTGTACTCCGGCTCACGCACCTCATTCGCGGGCCTGTGGCGGTTCATGGCGCACGGCTACCCGCGGCTCCTGCGCCGGCTTTCGGGCTACGTCTGGCTCGCGACCGCCATTACCATTGCCGCCGCTGCCCTCGGCGTCTTTATCACCCTCGTGCGCCCCGAGTTCGGCGAGATGTTCCTCGGCGCGGACAAGATGGAAGGCATCCGCCAGCATCACCTCTGGATGGACTCGATCCTCAGCATCAAGCCGCAGGCCTCTTCGCAGATCATGACGAACAACATCACGGTCTGCTTCGTCGCGTTCGCGGCCGGAATCACAGCAGGACTCGGCACCATCATTACGCTGTTCGTAAACGGCCTCATGCTTGGCACGATTGCGACCGTCTGCGCGCAGTACCACCTGTCGCTCAGCCTCTGGAGTTTCATTGCCGCGCACGGCGCGCTGGAGCTGCCCAGCATCATGCTCGCCGGGGCAGCCGGGCTGCGCCTCGCCGCGGGCATCCTCTTCCCCGGCATGCTGCGCCGCAAGGACTCCCTCGCGCTCGCCGGTCTCGAAGCCGTCCAACTCGTCGCCGGCACGATCCCCCTGCTCACCATCGCCGGCACGCTGGAGGCATTCCTCTCGCCCACGCACGCACCCAACGCATTGAAGTTCGCGGTCGGCGCTCTGCTCTTCGCTGGCTTATGCCTTTGGCTCGGCGAGGGCGGCCGCACCCCGCTCTCGCGCAATGCAGGGCCCCATCCAGAGGATTCCGCCAATCCCATCGCTCTATCTAATTGA
- a CDS encoding RDD family protein — protein sequence MAAFEQRGFADQLNIDTPEQVELEFAVAGIGSRFVAVLLDHLIIGVGFILLGILSAFIFDSLQKHLGVLGNWTLAVFIALNFLLYWGYYTLFEAFWRGQTPGKHVMKLRVIKDSGRQITLFEAMSRNLLRIVDYLPALYLAGVITMLCTKRNQRLGDLAAGTLVVHERSDEQPLLIERGTSIMPAHSAPAAFDPLAWAGAQSAGSLPADAIAKLKGDDLLLIESFFARALDLSLATRAEIAGRIAAQMAAKMNLTVPQGNPERFLEAIAYAMRSSARARR from the coding sequence ATGGCTGCATTTGAGCAACGCGGGTTTGCCGACCAGCTTAACATTGACACGCCCGAGCAGGTGGAGCTCGAGTTCGCCGTCGCAGGCATCGGCAGCCGGTTCGTCGCGGTTTTGCTCGATCACCTGATTATCGGCGTGGGCTTCATTCTGCTGGGGATACTTTCGGCGTTCATCTTCGACTCTCTGCAAAAACACCTTGGCGTGCTCGGGAACTGGACCCTGGCGGTGTTTATCGCTTTGAATTTCCTGTTGTATTGGGGCTATTACACGCTGTTTGAGGCGTTCTGGCGCGGGCAGACGCCGGGAAAGCACGTGATGAAGCTGCGCGTGATCAAGGACTCGGGCCGGCAGATCACGCTGTTTGAGGCAATGTCGCGCAACCTGCTGCGGATCGTGGATTATCTGCCGGCGCTATATCTCGCGGGCGTCATCACGATGCTGTGCACGAAGCGTAATCAGCGGCTTGGGGATCTGGCGGCGGGGACGCTCGTCGTGCATGAGCGCAGCGATGAGCAGCCGCTGCTGATTGAGCGAGGCACGAGCATCATGCCCGCGCACTCGGCGCCGGCTGCGTTTGATCCGCTCGCCTGGGCGGGCGCGCAGAGTGCCGGGAGCCTGCCAGCGGACGCAATAGCAAAGCTGAAGGGTGATGATCTGTTGCTGATTGAATCGTTCTTCGCGCGGGCGCTGGATTTAAGCCTGGCCACGCGCGCAGAGATTGCCGGACGCATTGCAGCGCAGATGGCGGCAAAGATGAACCTCACGGTCCCGCAGGGAAATCCGGAGCGCTTTCTCGAGGCGATTGCGTACGCGATGCGGTCGAGCGCACGGGCGCGGCGGTGA
- a CDS encoding MBL fold metallo-hydrolase — translation MKRRKTKAPRSARGIPFWMRKLGQLWRLVRESHADPLEGEPRLPLSVAEHEAAITFIGHSSFLLQLGGRNILIDPVFATRLILLRRKRVAGVRVSDLPRIDAVLLTHAHMDHLNRPSLRAVTREMRRRKIPAPVAIVPHNVEDLVADLGFSAVQSLRWWQSTELGETTPLRVTMTPAKHWGARMFNDTHRGFGGYVLDSPGSPRIYHSGDTAYFAGFSEIGSRLKPEIALLPIGAYFPDSYRAVHTSPEEALQAFLDLGAEAMVPMHYNTFRLGREPMDEPLPRLMRAADAADVEDRVHPLAEGESWLVPESFADSDRETTLADRNAAD, via the coding sequence ATGAAACGCCGCAAGACCAAGGCCCCCCGTAGCGCACGAGGAATTCCCTTCTGGATGCGCAAGTTGGGGCAGCTCTGGCGTCTCGTCCGCGAAAGCCACGCCGATCCGCTGGAAGGCGAACCGCGCCTGCCTCTGTCGGTTGCCGAACACGAGGCGGCGATCACGTTCATCGGTCACTCCTCCTTCCTTCTGCAACTCGGCGGCCGCAACATCCTCATTGACCCGGTCTTCGCCACGCGGCTGATTCTCCTGCGCCGCAAACGCGTGGCCGGCGTGCGCGTCAGCGACCTTCCACGCATCGACGCCGTCCTGCTGACGCACGCGCACATGGACCACCTGAACCGTCCCTCGCTGCGCGCCGTGACGCGCGAGATGCGCCGCCGCAAAATTCCGGCGCCGGTCGCCATCGTTCCTCACAACGTAGAGGATCTCGTCGCTGATCTCGGCTTCTCCGCGGTTCAATCTCTGCGCTGGTGGCAGTCGACCGAGCTCGGCGAGACCACACCGCTCCGCGTCACCATGACGCCTGCGAAACACTGGGGCGCGCGTATGTTCAATGACACGCACCGCGGTTTCGGCGGATACGTGCTGGACTCTCCCGGCTCGCCGCGCATCTACCACTCCGGCGACACCGCCTACTTCGCAGGATTCTCAGAGATCGGCAGCAGGTTGAAGCCCGAGATCGCGCTGCTCCCCATCGGCGCCTACTTCCCCGACAGCTACCGCGCCGTGCACACCAGCCCCGAAGAGGCGCTGCAGGCGTTCCTCGATCTCGGCGCAGAAGCCATGGTGCCGATGCACTACAACACCTTCCGGCTCGGACGTGAGCCGATGGACGAGCCGCTTCCACGCCTGATGCGCGCCGCCGATGCCGCCGACGTTGAAGACCGCGTTCACCCTCTCGCCGAAGGTGAGAGCTGGCTGGTCCCGGAAAGCTTCGCCGACTCCGACCGCGAAACTACACTTGCGGACCGCAACGCAGCCGACTAA
- a CDS encoding YihY/virulence factor BrkB family protein — protein MLQSVPSTPPPQADERKDHRPSDPVARRIWDYVSRSEFGSLWNFEGTPVGVVLKRTAKSFVDDDLVSRAAELGFYFLFSLFPMLICASAVLGLAARSAPSIYDRLLHSLAMVVPPSAYQLVIDTFNQTAQASTGGKAAFGFLVSLWSASMGFSAIQDTINLVYKVRETRPYWKAHGAAILVTILLALIATANLAVLMTGGFLARRAHHAIWHRPLRIGVVVGIHVVTWTIACGLLMLIFSTIYYYAPCLKTKCWRWLTPGAAFGIITWMLASLGFRVYLHFFNSYSVTYGSLGAVVILLMWFYITGLTLLAGAELNSEIQASVMEKRLKEAGKLPPEASADPEHPVPVPVS, from the coding sequence ATGCTGCAGAGCGTACCATCGACACCGCCGCCTCAGGCCGACGAACGCAAGGACCATCGCCCGAGTGATCCGGTCGCGCGGCGCATCTGGGACTATGTATCACGCTCTGAGTTCGGCAGCCTATGGAACTTTGAAGGCACGCCGGTGGGCGTGGTGCTGAAACGCACGGCGAAGTCCTTTGTGGATGACGATCTGGTTTCGCGCGCAGCGGAGCTGGGCTTCTACTTTCTGTTCTCGCTGTTCCCGATGCTGATCTGCGCGAGTGCGGTGCTCGGGCTCGCTGCTCGCAGCGCGCCAAGCATTTATGACAGGCTTCTTCACTCTCTGGCGATGGTGGTACCACCGTCGGCGTATCAGCTCGTGATTGACACGTTCAACCAGACCGCGCAGGCCTCCACCGGCGGCAAGGCAGCGTTCGGTTTTCTGGTTTCTTTATGGTCGGCATCCATGGGCTTCTCCGCGATTCAGGACACGATCAATCTCGTGTACAAGGTGCGCGAGACGAGGCCGTACTGGAAGGCTCACGGAGCGGCGATTCTGGTGACAATCCTGCTCGCCCTGATAGCGACGGCAAATCTGGCGGTGCTGATGACGGGCGGCTTTCTCGCGCGTAGAGCGCATCACGCTATTTGGCATCGGCCGCTGCGTATCGGAGTCGTCGTTGGGATTCACGTTGTGACGTGGACCATCGCCTGCGGGCTGCTGATGCTGATCTTCAGCACAATCTACTACTACGCTCCATGCCTGAAGACGAAGTGCTGGCGCTGGCTTACGCCCGGTGCTGCGTTCGGAATCATCACGTGGATGCTCGCGTCGCTCGGCTTTCGCGTGTACCTGCACTTCTTCAACAGCTACTCGGTCACATACGGTTCGCTCGGTGCGGTGGTGATTCTGTTGATGTGGTTTTACATCACCGGACTAACGCTGCTCGCGGGCGCCGAACTCAATTCAGAGATACAGGCCTCGGTGATGGAGAAGCGACTCAAGGAGGCAGGCAAGCTGCCACCTGAGGCAAGCGCGGATCCCGAGCATCCAGTCCCAGTGCCCGTAAGCTGA
- a CDS encoding M61 family peptidase, producing MHLSRLFCAALTSAALLSPCLASAQTPITLAVDLTDAPRKILHSQETMPVQPGPMTLVYPEWIPGEHGPTGPVVDQAGFIITTQTGRRVKWERDPVDMYAYHITVPDGTTQLNIKMDFLATASAEGFSAGASTSANLALLSWNELVVYPAGTKAAEVMITPSLKVPEGWKFGTALEPTSAPGTQTSFKTVSLEQLVDSPVLAGRYFREVPLATDVTPKHFLDMAGDGPEDVELSQEHIDDFSRLVRETGALYKSRHYGAYHFLVTLSDQVAHFGLEHHQSSDDRVGEKTFTDDNTFIENGLLLPHEFTHSWNGKYRRPAGLATPNYQEPMKGDLLWVYEGLTEYLGDVLASRCGIWAPAVYRDRLATVAGYLNDLRPGRTWRDLQDTATAAQLLYNAGGGYDNWRRNVDYYDEGELLWLEVDLTIRAKTNGKKSLNDFAAAFEGLGGNTAPKVVPYTFDDIVNGLNAVVPNDWATFLRTRLDSNDVHAPEMEGIDALSGYKLIYTDKPDYWSQLEESQRNYIDTRYSLGMSVGTDDKVNDVIIGGLADKAGFGPGMQIIAVNGRGFAPLLLRAAIQKAQGSGPALEFIVENTNYYKIIRMDYHGGERYPQFQRVQGTPARLDDILQPMVK from the coding sequence ATGCATCTCTCGCGCCTCTTCTGCGCAGCGCTCACGAGCGCCGCACTTCTCTCGCCGTGTCTCGCGAGCGCGCAAACCCCCATCACCCTCGCCGTCGACCTCACCGATGCTCCGCGCAAGATCCTGCACTCGCAGGAGACGATGCCCGTGCAGCCCGGCCCCATGACGCTCGTGTACCCGGAGTGGATTCCCGGTGAGCACGGTCCCACCGGACCCGTCGTCGACCAGGCCGGCTTCATCATCACGACGCAGACGGGCCGGCGCGTGAAGTGGGAGCGCGATCCGGTGGACATGTACGCGTACCACATCACGGTTCCCGACGGCACAACGCAGCTCAACATCAAAATGGACTTCCTCGCAACGGCGAGTGCTGAAGGCTTTTCCGCCGGTGCGTCGACGAGCGCCAATCTTGCGCTGTTGAGCTGGAATGAGCTCGTCGTCTATCCCGCCGGAACCAAGGCCGCCGAGGTCATGATCACGCCCTCGCTCAAGGTCCCCGAAGGCTGGAAGTTCGGCACAGCGCTCGAACCCACCTCTGCCCCAGGCACGCAAACCAGCTTCAAAACCGTATCGCTCGAGCAGCTCGTCGATTCGCCCGTGCTCGCCGGCCGCTATTTCCGTGAAGTTCCGCTCGCAACCGACGTCACTCCAAAGCACTTCCTCGACATGGCCGGCGACGGTCCCGAGGACGTCGAGCTCTCGCAGGAACACATCGACGACTTCTCTCGCCTCGTGCGCGAGACAGGAGCGCTCTACAAATCTCGCCACTATGGCGCGTATCACTTCCTCGTGACGCTGAGCGATCAGGTCGCGCACTTCGGACTCGAGCACCATCAATCCTCGGACGATCGTGTCGGCGAAAAGACCTTCACCGACGACAACACATTCATCGAGAACGGTCTCCTGCTTCCGCACGAGTTCACCCACTCCTGGAATGGCAAGTACCGCCGCCCCGCGGGTCTTGCAACGCCCAACTACCAGGAGCCGATGAAGGGAGATCTGCTGTGGGTATATGAAGGCCTCACCGAATATCTCGGCGATGTGCTCGCTTCGCGCTGCGGCATCTGGGCTCCCGCCGTGTATCGTGATCGTCTCGCCACTGTGGCCGGATATCTCAACGATCTCCGCCCCGGCCGCACATGGCGCGACCTGCAGGACACCGCAACCGCCGCGCAACTTCTCTACAACGCAGGCGGTGGCTACGATAACTGGCGCCGCAATGTCGATTACTACGACGAAGGCGAGCTTCTCTGGCTGGAGGTCGATCTCACCATCCGTGCAAAGACGAACGGCAAAAAGAGCCTGAACGACTTTGCAGCCGCGTTTGAAGGCCTCGGCGGCAATACTGCGCCGAAGGTTGTCCCCTACACGTTCGACGACATCGTCAACGGACTAAACGCGGTCGTGCCGAACGACTGGGCGACCTTCCTGCGCACACGACTCGACTCCAACGACGTCCACGCGCCGGAGATGGAGGGCATCGACGCACTCTCAGGCTACAAGCTCATCTACACCGACAAGCCTGACTACTGGTCGCAGCTTGAGGAGAGTCAGCGCAACTACATCGACACGCGCTACTCGTTAGGCATGTCCGTAGGTACCGATGACAAGGTGAACGATGTGATCATCGGCGGCCTCGCCGATAAAGCGGGCTTCGGCCCCGGCATGCAGATCATCGCAGTGAACGGCCGCGGTTTCGCTCCACTCCTTCTGCGCGCAGCCATCCAGAAAGCTCAGGGGAGCGGCCCCGCACTCGAGTTCATCGTAGAGAACACGAACTACTACAAGATCATTCGGATGGACTACCACGGAGGCGAGCGCTATCCGCAATTCCAGCGCGTTCAAGGCACGCCCGCACGTCTGGATGACATCCTGCAGCCGATGGTCAAGTAA